In the genome of Segnochrobactrum spirostomi, the window GACGATGCCGACGAGGTTGATGGCGAGATCGGAGGACAACGTGCGGGCGAGCCGCGCGTTCGATTGGAGCCGGCTCGCGAGGTCGCCGGCGAAGCGCTGCGTGAAATATTCGACCGGCAGCGACAACAGGTGCCACAGCATGCGCCCGGTCATGACGACCGCGAGCTTGATCTGCAGGCGCATCAGGAAATGCTGTTGCAGCCAGGTCAGAACGAGGCTCATCGCCCCGGCGGCGACGAAGCTGACGACGAGGGGCCGCACCCACCCGTCCTGTCCGTCGACCAGGAACTTGTCGATGTAGATCTTGCTGATCGCGGGGATGACGATGCCGGGCAGGACGAGCAGCAGAGTCGCGAGCGTGATGAAGGCGAAGGCTGCGCGCGAGCCTTGCAGCCGGCGGCGCAGGCCCGCCACCAGCGACGGCCGCCGCCCGCCCTTCGCGAAATTCGGGCCCGGCGCGAAGCTGAGCGCGACGCCGGTGAAGCTGTCGGAGAGTTCGGCGAGCGTCACGGTGCGTCGCCCGAGCGCCGGATCGTTGAGGTAGGCGATATCCTTGCCGATCCCTTCGAGCACCACGAAGTGGTTGAATTCCCAGTAGAGCACCAGCGGCATCGACAGCCCGGCGAGGCCGTCGATGTCGACCTTCAGGCCTTGCGCCTCGAGGCCGTAGCCGCGCGCCGCCTTGACGACGTTGAGGGCGTTCGAGCCGTCGCGGGAGACGCCGCAGGCGATGCGCAGTTCTTCGAGCGGGATCCAGCGGCCGAAGTGCGCGAGCACCATGGCGAGGCAGGCGGCGCCGCACTCGACCGCCTCCATCTGCAGGATCGTCGGCGTCCGCGCGCGTGCCGCGCGCCGGGTGGCCGTCACGGCTCGATTCCCAAGAGACGGCGGATCGCCGGCACGATGAGCACCGCCGGAGCGTCCTCGCGGATCGACACCTTGGCGCTCGCGAGCGTGCCCGTCTCGATCGCCTGATCCGGGCCGCGGCCGGAGGTCCAGGCGAAGCCGGACGGCGTCGACGGGTCCCGTTCGAGGGCGACGCCGAAGGCGATCGGCGGGGCGTTGCCGGCGAGGGTTTGAGCAAGCGTGGCGTTGCCGAGCTGCTGGGTGACCGCCTGCATGCTGAGCGGCGCCGGGCTGACCCAGACGATCTTGCCGCGGATGGTGCCGTAGCGCGACGGCGAGGCGGTCGAGGGCGCCACGTTGACGCTCATGCCGACCCGGACGTCCTTGCCGAGGCGGGGTTCGGCGAAGAACACGCCACGCAGGATCGGCTGCGCCTTCTGGATCGCGACGATTGGCGAACCGGGTTGCACCGCGGTGTCGATCTCGCCCTCGCGCTCGACCACGACGCCGTCCATGTCGGCGACGATGCGGCCTTCCTGGTGCAACTGCGACTGGGCGTTGGCGAGCTGCTCCTGGGCCTGGAGGATGCGGTCGTCGAGGTTCGAGAGGGCGGTCTGGCGCTGGTTCTGGATGTCGAGGGAGCGCGCCTGAAGCTGCTGCAACTGGTTGCGCGCACTGTCCTGGGACGACGAC includes:
- a CDS encoding NHLP bacteriocin system secretion protein encodes the protein MSDVPAANAPTPAAPSGGTAHASEIAYRQQALDKLRTPEQVDRLMHVVGPAGWILLLSIIVVLGFALYWSLAGRIATSVEAQGILDPAFGEQHDIVAPAAGILRAVLVRPGDSVKKGELLAKVEILSDVEMRDNAQRTLQSLQQERTNQSAFWDNFIAAQNQDFAAQRATLQDQIKWAGEQITARQQILTSLMALEAKGLATSVQVESARDDLISASSSQDSARNQLQQLQARSLDIQNQRQTALSNLDDRILQAQEQLANAQSQLHQEGRIVADMDGVVVEREGEIDTAVQPGSPIVAIQKAQPILRGVFFAEPRLGKDVRVGMSVNVAPSTASPSRYGTIRGKIVWVSPAPLSMQAVTQQLGNATLAQTLAGNAPPIAFGVALERDPSTPSGFAWTSGRGPDQAIETGTLASAKVSIREDAPAVLIVPAIRRLLGIEP